One window from the genome of Caloenas nicobarica isolate bCalNic1 chromosome 21, bCalNic1.hap1, whole genome shotgun sequence encodes:
- the LOC135997111 gene encoding Golgi-associated RAB2 interactor protein 5A-like, with amino-acid sequence MGRLSRYLARGEYGQLRDCPLFESDFLQVTRSGEAASQVTVAIAATSPLLPHPDLLLLARPVPPSPPEPEEELQLLGLLPLSLVRLSLRSLQRHQLRVRLVTGRTFYLQLLAPPPRLPRLFGRWLRLLFLLREAGGLLRPLVPQRLPQDPPRDGAGLGEPEPQ; translated from the exons ATGGGCCGCCTGTCGCGCTACCTGGCCCGGGGGGAGTACGGGCAGCTGCGGGACTGCCCGCTCTTCGAGAGCGACTTCCTGCAG gtgacCCGCAGCGGGGAGGCCGCCAGCCAGGTGACAGTGGCCATTGCAGCCAccagccccctcctcccgcACCccgacctcctgctgctggcacggCCGGTGCCGCCGTCGCCCCCCGAGCCTgaggaagagctgcagctgctggg GCTGCTGCCGCTGTCCTTGGTCCGTCTGTCCCTGCGCAGCCTCCAGCGTCACCAGCTGCGCGTGCGTCTTGTCACCGGGCGGACCTTctacctgcagctcctggcGCCCCCCCCGCGCCTCCCGCGCCTGTTCGGCCGCTGGCTCCGGCTCCTCTTCCTGCTCCGGGAGGCCGGGGGGCTCCTGCGGCCCCTCGTCCCCCAGAGGCTCCCCCAGGAccctcccagggatggggcagggctgggggagcctgAACCCCAATAA